The following coding sequences lie in one uncultured Mailhella sp. genomic window:
- a CDS encoding cation:proton antiporter: MEDMILREIVVLFILSIIVVLVCLRFRLPSIVGFLLTGVLCGPSALGLIPSPEAVDTMADVGVAFLMFSIGMELSGKELVRLKKPLFLGGSSQVLLTMAFVFLLTFWWSGPRLGIVYGCMVTLSSTAIVLSILQQKALTESPQGQVCLAVLIFQDLAIVPMVLIFPLLAGGLELDTNSMIFAVGKGVLVIGGILLFGKYLLHRLMFSVVSTRSRELMLMTTLGLCLAVALITSWLGLSLALGAFLAGLMMAESEYSLNTLESIMPFKEVFSSIFFISVGMLLDVKFFLTHLPVISLCAAAIILAKILMVVPAVRVLRYSMRTALLAAFSLAQVGEFSFVLAKSALGLELISNDAYQIFLASSILTMVLTPLLIGAAPRVTGRILKRPNMQTAEAATDDSDEHDAEDSAHGIIRDGRQLKDHLIIIGFGIGGQIMAHGAKSCGIPYIISEMNPDTVEKYRATEPIRHGDASFPLVLEHLGASTARALAILTSDPAGSRAIIANARAMNPSLHIIVRTRFLGNLDSYKEVGANEVIPEEFETSLEVFARVLNHYLVPRQTIDQYVSAIRRENYGMQRRLGMGGSIMDSLPDLQLVAYAVEEGSPLAGKTIAQAALRKEHGVTAAGVRRGDTINNNPNAQTQLLAGDIVYLLATQEALAKAAVLFHTEGRAA, translated from the coding sequence ATGGAAGACATGATTCTTCGCGAAATCGTCGTTCTTTTTATCCTTTCCATCATCGTCGTTCTTGTCTGTCTGCGCTTCCGCCTGCCGTCCATCGTGGGCTTTCTGCTCACCGGCGTGCTGTGCGGTCCTTCCGCCCTCGGACTCATTCCCAGCCCTGAAGCCGTGGACACCATGGCCGACGTGGGCGTGGCCTTCCTCATGTTCTCCATCGGCATGGAGCTCTCCGGCAAGGAGCTCGTGCGGCTCAAGAAGCCGCTCTTTCTGGGCGGCTCCTCCCAGGTGCTGCTCACCATGGCCTTCGTGTTCCTGCTCACGTTCTGGTGGAGCGGGCCGCGGCTCGGCATCGTGTACGGCTGCATGGTCACGCTCTCGTCCACGGCCATCGTGCTGAGCATTCTCCAGCAGAAGGCCCTCACCGAATCCCCGCAGGGACAGGTCTGCCTCGCCGTGCTCATTTTTCAGGATCTCGCCATCGTGCCCATGGTGCTCATCTTCCCGCTGCTTGCGGGCGGCCTCGAACTCGACACCAATTCCATGATCTTCGCCGTGGGCAAGGGCGTGCTCGTCATCGGCGGCATTCTCCTGTTCGGCAAATACCTGCTCCACCGGCTCATGTTCAGCGTGGTGAGCACCCGCAGCCGCGAGCTCATGCTCATGACCACCCTCGGCCTGTGCCTCGCCGTGGCGCTCATCACCTCGTGGCTCGGCCTCTCGCTCGCCCTCGGCGCGTTCCTCGCCGGTCTCATGATGGCCGAGTCGGAATACAGCCTCAACACGCTTGAGAGCATCATGCCCTTCAAGGAAGTGTTCTCCAGCATCTTCTTCATTTCCGTGGGCATGCTGCTCGACGTCAAATTCTTCCTCACGCATCTGCCCGTCATCTCCCTGTGCGCCGCAGCCATCATTCTGGCGAAAATCCTCATGGTCGTGCCCGCGGTGCGCGTGCTCAGATACTCCATGCGCACGGCCCTGCTTGCAGCCTTCAGCCTCGCCCAGGTGGGCGAATTCTCCTTCGTGCTCGCCAAGTCCGCCCTCGGCCTCGAACTCATCAGCAACGACGCCTATCAGATCTTCCTCGCCTCCAGCATTCTGACCATGGTGCTCACCCCCCTGCTCATCGGCGCGGCCCCCAGGGTCACCGGCAGGATTCTGAAACGGCCCAACATGCAGACCGCCGAAGCCGCCACCGACGACTCCGACGAACACGACGCCGAAGACAGCGCCCACGGCATCATCCGCGACGGCCGGCAGCTCAAGGATCATCTCATCATCATCGGCTTCGGCATCGGCGGGCAGATCATGGCCCACGGCGCAAAAAGCTGCGGCATTCCCTACATCATTTCGGAAATGAATCCCGACACCGTGGAAAAATACCGCGCCACCGAACCCATCCGGCACGGCGACGCCTCCTTCCCGCTGGTGCTGGAACATCTCGGCGCGTCCACGGCCAGGGCGCTCGCCATTCTCACGTCCGATCCGGCGGGCAGCCGCGCCATCATCGCCAACGCCCGCGCCATGAATCCCTCGCTGCACATCATCGTGCGCACGCGCTTCCTCGGCAATCTGGACTCCTACAAGGAAGTGGGCGCCAACGAAGTGATTCCCGAAGAGTTTGAAACCTCGCTGGAAGTGTTCGCCCGCGTGCTCAATCACTACCTCGTGCCGCGCCAGACCATCGATCAGTACGTGTCCGCCATCCGCCGCGAAAACTACGGCATGCAGCGCAGGCTCGGCATGGGCGGCTCCATCATGGACAGCCTGCCCGATCTGCAGCTCGTGGCCTACGCCGTGGAAGAGGGCTCCCCCCTCGCAGGCAAGACCATAGCTCAGGCCGCGCTGCGCAAGGAACACGGCGTGACGGCCGCAGGCGTGCGGCGCGGCGATACGATCAACAACAATCCCAACGCCCAGACGCAGCTTCTCGCCGGCGACATCGTGTACCTTCTCGCCACGCAGGAAGCGCTCGCCAAGGCGGCGGTACTCTTCCACACCGAAGGGAGAGCGGCCTGA
- the truB gene encoding tRNA pseudouridine(55) synthase TruB has translation MEQQHGILVLNKPKGLSSAQAIARVKRLGQKKIGHAGTLDPMATGVLLVLLGNATKLSGYLLEGGVKTYGGTLRLGVVTDTWDAEGSVVAETPLSEDDLAPGSVLEQAARREVEAWLDVTEQPVPPYSAAKHQGQPLYKLARAGKEVPVKVKSIHVSHASVQWVNMPDVRFRVTCSSGSYIRSLAHSLGIRLGCGAMLTELTREYSHPFGLEVAHTLDEILAEPERLPEWIMPISAALPGWKNISVGKMQEAHLKNGMPVPHLPEFGDFEPGTRALILAQDGSPLALAEARMDRDRPVWAVLRGLFTH, from the coding sequence ATGGAACAGCAGCACGGCATACTGGTACTGAACAAGCCCAAGGGGCTCAGCTCCGCGCAGGCCATCGCCCGCGTCAAGCGCCTCGGTCAGAAGAAAATCGGTCATGCGGGCACTCTCGACCCCATGGCCACCGGCGTGCTGCTCGTTCTGCTCGGCAACGCCACAAAACTTTCCGGCTATCTGCTGGAAGGCGGGGTGAAAACCTACGGCGGCACGCTGCGCCTCGGCGTCGTTACCGACACCTGGGACGCCGAAGGCTCCGTGGTTGCCGAAACGCCCCTGAGCGAAGACGATCTCGCTCCGGGCTCCGTGCTTGAACAGGCCGCCCGCCGCGAAGTGGAGGCCTGGCTGGATGTGACGGAACAGCCCGTTCCGCCCTATTCCGCCGCAAAGCACCAGGGTCAGCCGCTGTACAAGCTGGCCCGCGCCGGCAAGGAAGTGCCGGTCAAGGTGAAAAGCATACATGTTTCGCACGCCTCTGTTCAATGGGTGAACATGCCGGACGTGCGATTCCGGGTAACGTGCAGTTCCGGTTCCTACATACGGTCCCTGGCCCACAGCTTGGGGATTCGACTTGGGTGCGGAGCCATGCTCACGGAACTGACCCGGGAATACAGCCACCCGTTTGGCCTGGAGGTCGCCCACACGCTGGACGAAATCCTTGCCGAGCCCGAAAGGCTTCCCGAATGGATCATGCCCATCAGCGCCGCCCTGCCCGGCTGGAAGAACATTTCCGTCGGCAAAATGCAGGAAGCGCATCTGAAAAACGGCATGCCCGTTCCCCATCTGCCGGAATTCGGTGATTTCGAACCCGGCACACGCGCCCTCATACTGGCGCAGGATGGCTCGCCTCTGGCTCTGGCAGAAGCCCGCATGGACAGGGATCGCCCTGTCTGGGCAGTGCTTCGGGGGCTTTTTACCCACTAA
- the pnp gene encoding polyribonucleotide nucleotidyltransferase, with protein MGLLNSTRVSATVGGKEIILETGRVARQANGAIWIQCGGTVALVTVCEAQLETPKDFFPLTVEYAERMYAAGRIPGNFFRREIGRPSDHETLVARLIDRPIRPLFPKGYGNEVQVLATVISADGENDPDVLCITAASAATCISNIPFAGPVAGARLGRVDGQFVLNPTTEELKRSDMDIVLAASRDAVVMVEGEAKLVKEQDLIDGLNWAHKAIQPLIDAQEELVKLAGKPKTEFIPKQDDPELFAYVEDLAIKSGMEDALRTPDKLLRKDARKAVKDKVKALMATDERYADDPAAQAAIGEVLEHLEKKLVRQRVLNEGTRIDNRDTKTVRPIEIETSVLPRAHGSAIFARGETKTIAVTTLGSTSDEQKVDTLNGDETKRFMLHYNFPPFTVGEVKSVRVSRREIGHGHLAERALKAVLPSPESFPYTIRVVSDTVESNGSSSMAAVCGGCLSLMDAGVPISAPVAGVAMGLIKDGDTYTVLTDILGDEDALGDMDFKIAGTADGISAIQMDIKINGLPTEVMARAMEQARVARLHILDVMAKAMPAVRELSPYAPQHEEVFVNPEIIRMIIGPGGKNIKAITSATGAAIDIEDSGRITIFAPTQKSMQAAKEMVLYYDQHAELGKNYNAKVKRILEIGAIVEILPNLEALVHISQLDTNRVEKTEDVAHLGEDMLVKVIEINGDRIRASRKAVLLEQQGIEWKPEDTARPARRERGERGDGERRERRGERRERSDRPRREHKED; from the coding sequence ATGGGTCTGCTCAACAGCACTCGTGTGTCCGCCACCGTGGGCGGCAAGGAAATCATTCTGGAAACGGGCCGTGTGGCCCGTCAGGCCAACGGCGCCATCTGGATTCAGTGCGGCGGCACCGTGGCACTCGTCACCGTGTGTGAAGCCCAGCTCGAAACCCCCAAGGACTTCTTCCCCCTCACCGTGGAATACGCCGAACGCATGTACGCCGCCGGCCGCATTCCCGGCAACTTCTTCCGCCGCGAAATCGGCCGTCCGAGCGACCATGAAACCCTCGTGGCCCGCCTCATCGACCGCCCCATCCGTCCGCTCTTCCCCAAGGGCTACGGCAATGAGGTGCAGGTGCTCGCCACCGTCATTTCCGCCGACGGCGAAAACGATCCCGACGTACTCTGCATCACCGCGGCTTCCGCGGCCACCTGCATTTCCAACATTCCCTTCGCGGGCCCCGTGGCCGGCGCGCGCCTCGGCCGCGTGGACGGTCAGTTCGTGCTGAACCCCACCACCGAAGAACTCAAGCGCTCCGACATGGACATCGTGCTCGCCGCCTCCCGCGACGCCGTGGTCATGGTGGAAGGCGAAGCCAAGCTCGTCAAGGAACAGGACCTCATCGACGGCCTGAACTGGGCCCACAAGGCCATTCAGCCCCTCATCGACGCTCAGGAAGAGCTCGTGAAGCTGGCCGGCAAGCCCAAGACCGAATTCATTCCCAAGCAGGACGATCCCGAACTGTTCGCCTATGTGGAAGACCTTGCCATCAAGTCCGGCATGGAAGACGCCCTGCGCACGCCCGACAAGCTGCTCAGAAAGGACGCCCGCAAGGCCGTCAAGGACAAGGTGAAGGCCCTCATGGCCACCGACGAACGCTATGCCGACGATCCCGCGGCGCAGGCCGCCATCGGCGAAGTGCTCGAACACCTCGAAAAGAAGCTCGTGCGCCAGAGAGTGCTCAACGAAGGCACCCGCATCGACAACCGCGACACCAAGACCGTGCGTCCCATCGAAATCGAAACGTCGGTGCTGCCCCGCGCCCACGGCTCCGCCATCTTCGCCCGCGGCGAAACCAAGACCATTGCCGTCACCACCCTCGGCAGCACGTCCGACGAGCAGAAGGTCGATACCCTGAACGGCGACGAAACCAAGCGCTTCATGCTGCACTACAACTTCCCGCCCTTCACCGTGGGCGAAGTGAAGTCCGTGCGCGTGTCCCGCCGCGAAATCGGTCACGGCCACCTCGCCGAACGCGCCCTCAAGGCCGTTCTGCCCTCGCCCGAAAGCTTCCCCTACACCATCCGCGTGGTGTCCGACACCGTGGAATCCAACGGTTCGTCCTCCATGGCCGCCGTGTGCGGCGGCTGCCTCTCCCTCATGGACGCCGGCGTGCCGATCAGCGCTCCCGTGGCCGGCGTGGCCATGGGCCTCATCAAGGACGGCGACACCTACACCGTGCTCACCGACATCCTCGGCGACGAAGACGCCCTCGGCGACATGGACTTCAAGATCGCCGGCACGGCCGACGGCATCAGCGCCATCCAGATGGACATCAAAATCAACGGCCTGCCCACCGAAGTCATGGCCCGCGCCATGGAACAGGCCCGCGTGGCCCGTCTGCACATTCTCGACGTCATGGCCAAGGCCATGCCCGCCGTGCGCGAACTCTCTCCCTACGCTCCCCAGCACGAGGAAGTGTTCGTGAATCCTGAAATCATCCGCATGATCATCGGCCCCGGCGGCAAGAACATCAAGGCCATCACCAGCGCCACCGGCGCGGCCATCGACATTGAGGATTCCGGCCGCATCACCATCTTCGCCCCCACGCAGAAGTCCATGCAGGCCGCCAAGGAAATGGTGCTCTACTACGACCAGCACGCGGAACTCGGCAAGAACTACAACGCCAAGGTCAAGCGCATTCTGGAAATCGGCGCCATCGTGGAAATTCTGCCCAACCTCGAAGCCCTGGTCCACATCTCCCAGCTCGACACCAACCGCGTGGAAAAGACCGAAGACGTGGCCCACCTCGGCGAAGACATGCTGGTCAAGGTCATCGAAATCAACGGCGACCGCATCCGCGCGAGCCGCAAGGCCGTGCTGCTCGAACAGCAGGGCATCGAATGGAAGCCCGAAGACACCGCCCGTCCCGCCCGCCGCGAACGCGGAGAACGCGGCGACGGCGAACGTCGCGAACGCCGCGGCGAACGTCGTGAACGCAGCGATCGTCCCCGCCGCGAACACAAGGAAGACTAA
- a CDS encoding outer-membrane lipoprotein carrier protein LolA — translation MSRLLRILFCAFLALGLFAQSASAADIAAAVNKMQTAYAGMQSFRADFTQQLLQRESGVVEKRNGVILFQKPLLVRWETAAPHAELLMVTDKEIWNYLPDEELAYRYSRALAEDSRSLIQVITGQSALSRDFDVEAAQSPEDGKLIHLLLYPKDPTTELTEAQLWLDPDTSLIRRAMVMDFYGNTNTIELQNLKPNAPASAKDFQFTPPKGTEVEDHVEAKHPVARPLLN, via the coding sequence ATGAGCAGACTGCTGCGAATACTCTTCTGTGCCTTTCTTGCCCTCGGCCTCTTCGCCCAGAGCGCTTCCGCCGCCGACATCGCCGCCGCGGTGAACAAGATGCAGACCGCCTACGCCGGCATGCAGAGCTTCCGCGCCGACTTCACGCAGCAGCTTCTGCAGAGAGAAAGCGGCGTCGTGGAAAAAAGAAACGGCGTCATTCTCTTCCAGAAGCCCCTTCTCGTGCGCTGGGAAACCGCCGCGCCCCACGCCGAACTTCTCATGGTGACGGACAAGGAAATCTGGAACTACCTGCCCGACGAGGAACTCGCCTACCGCTATTCCCGCGCGCTGGCCGAAGATTCCCGTTCCCTCATCCAGGTGATCACCGGCCAGAGCGCCCTTTCCCGCGATTTCGACGTGGAAGCCGCCCAGTCGCCGGAAGACGGCAAGCTCATTCATCTGCTGCTCTACCCCAAGGATCCCACCACGGAACTCACCGAAGCCCAGCTCTGGCTCGACCCCGACACCTCGCTCATCCGCCGCGCCATGGTCATGGACTTCTACGGCAACACCAACACCATCGAGCTGCAGAACCTGAAGCCCAACGCGCCCGCCTCCGCCAAGGACTTCCAGTTCACCCCGCCCAAGGGCACGGAAGTGGAAGACCACGTGGAGGCCAAGCATCCCGTGGCAAGGCCGCTGCTCAACTAG
- a CDS encoding type III pantothenate kinase, translating to MSEHLLLADIGNTCIKIVFARPDALEAAYSLPTRASHTADSLGLSLLQLLSLRRLKPEDIAACLVCSVVPDVSTLLHEALQKYLGKTPLSFPGDFEIDLVNGYEQPQEVGADRLLAAFAARKLFPDAPSIISVDFGTATTFDCVSGNAYLGGLICPGLFSSRNALAANTAKLPRISLEMTEDRVRIGRNTITSMNHGFLFGFAAMTEGLCERLKTQLPGPTLVVGTGGAAHDLSRICRAFDIVRPDLILEGLRLLWLRKTATA from the coding sequence ATGTCTGAACATCTCCTTCTTGCCGACATAGGCAATACCTGCATCAAGATAGTCTTCGCCCGCCCCGACGCCCTGGAGGCCGCCTACTCGCTGCCCACCAGAGCTTCGCACACGGCGGACAGCCTGGGACTCTCGCTGCTTCAGCTTCTTTCCCTGCGCCGCCTGAAGCCCGAAGACATAGCCGCCTGCCTCGTCTGCTCCGTGGTGCCCGACGTGAGCACCCTGCTTCACGAGGCACTGCAGAAATACCTCGGCAAAACGCCGCTGTCCTTCCCCGGCGACTTTGAAATAGACCTTGTCAACGGCTACGAACAGCCGCAGGAAGTGGGCGCGGATCGTCTTCTGGCCGCCTTTGCCGCCAGAAAGCTCTTTCCCGACGCGCCGTCCATCATTTCCGTGGACTTCGGCACCGCCACCACCTTCGACTGCGTGTCCGGCAACGCCTATCTGGGCGGCCTCATCTGCCCCGGACTTTTTTCCTCGCGCAACGCGCTTGCCGCCAACACGGCCAAGCTGCCGCGCATCTCACTGGAAATGACGGAAGATCGCGTCCGCATCGGGCGCAACACCATCACCAGCATGAACCACGGCTTTCTGTTCGGCTTCGCCGCCATGACCGAAGGCCTGTGCGAACGTCTCAAAACCCAGCTTCCCGGCCCCACGCTCGTTGTGGGCACGGGCGGCGCGGCCCACGACCTTTCCAGAATCTGCCGGGCCTTTGACATCGTCAGACCCGATCTTATTCTTGAAGGGCTCCGGCTCCTCTGGCTCCGGAAGACCGCCACGGCATAG
- the eno gene encoding phosphopyruvate hydratase: MNNSTITSVWAREILDSRGNPTVEVEVGLESGHVGRAAVPSGASTGSREALELRDGDKGRYKGKGVTRAVEHVNGEIAEAVIGLDALRQVQVDNTLIDLDGTENKSRLGANAMLGVSLATARAAAEYLGLPLYQYLGGVNAKIMPSPMMNVINGGAHAPNNLDIQEFMIMPVGAKTFADALRIGAEVFHTLKGILAKDGHVTSVGDEGGFAPNLKSHDEAFSYLIKAIEAAGYIPGAEVALGIDAASSEFYKDGKYVIAGEGLELTSEQMVDWLEDFTRRYPLISIEDGMAEDDREGWKLLTDRLGDHIQLVGDDLFVTNPDILAEGIEDGLANAVLIKVNQIGTLTETLDTIEIAKNAGYATIVSHRSGETEDTFIADLAVGTNSGQIKTGSASRSDRIAKYNQLLRIEEELGDVSFFFGPILADNYGLTQSDEDAE, translated from the coding sequence ATGAACAACAGCACCATCACTTCCGTATGGGCCCGCGAGATTCTCGACTCCCGCGGCAATCCCACTGTTGAAGTGGAAGTCGGTCTCGAATCCGGCCACGTCGGCCGCGCCGCCGTTCCTTCCGGCGCCTCCACCGGCAGCCGCGAAGCCCTCGAACTGCGCGACGGCGACAAGGGCCGCTACAAGGGCAAGGGCGTGACCCGCGCCGTGGAACACGTGAACGGCGAAATCGCCGAAGCCGTGATCGGCCTCGACGCCCTGCGTCAGGTGCAGGTGGACAACACCCTCATCGACCTCGACGGCACCGAAAACAAGTCCCGCCTCGGCGCCAACGCCATGCTCGGCGTGTCGCTCGCCACGGCCCGCGCCGCCGCCGAATACCTCGGCCTGCCCCTGTATCAGTACCTCGGCGGCGTGAACGCCAAGATCATGCCCTCTCCCATGATGAACGTCATCAACGGCGGCGCGCATGCTCCCAACAATCTGGACATCCAGGAATTCATGATCATGCCCGTGGGCGCCAAGACCTTTGCCGACGCCCTGCGCATCGGCGCCGAAGTGTTCCACACCCTCAAGGGCATTCTCGCCAAGGACGGCCATGTGACCTCCGTGGGCGACGAAGGCGGCTTTGCTCCCAACCTCAAGAGCCACGACGAAGCCTTCAGCTACCTCATCAAGGCCATTGAAGCCGCCGGCTACATCCCCGGCGCGGAAGTCGCCCTCGGCATCGACGCCGCCTCCTCCGAATTCTACAAGGACGGCAAGTACGTCATCGCCGGCGAAGGCCTCGAACTCACCAGCGAACAGATGGTGGACTGGCTCGAAGACTTCACCAGGCGCTATCCGCTCATCTCCATTGAAGACGGCATGGCCGAAGACGACCGCGAAGGCTGGAAGCTGCTCACCGACCGCCTCGGCGACCACATCCAGCTCGTGGGCGACGACCTCTTCGTCACCAACCCCGACATCCTCGCCGAAGGCATCGAAGACGGCCTCGCCAACGCCGTGCTCATCAAGGTGAACCAGATCGGCACCCTCACCGAAACCCTCGACACCATCGAAATCGCCAAGAACGCCGGCTACGCCACCATCGTGTCCCATCGTTCCGGCGAAACCGAAGACACCTTCATCGCCGACCTCGCCGTGGGCACCAACTCCGGCCAGATCAAGACCGGCTCCGCCAGCCGTTCCGACCGCATCGCCAAGTACAACCAGCTCCTCCGCATCGAAGAGGAACTCGGCGACGTCAGCTTCTTCTTCGGCCCCATCCTCGCCGACAACTACGGCCTCACCCAGTCCGACGAAGACGCTGAATAA
- a CDS encoding tyrosine recombinase XerC codes for MSRLAEITAALPVPAATFLAWMEFQKGASEATVAAYAVDILEFETYLRGMGASLEQPSEITRQMVQGFSASLFRQGMARSSMARKLSALRSLFRHLLRLHKIEADPCAGVRNPKQDQRHPAMLNVDQVFSLLDEKPAEAVAAHPGDMSADDVFLLRDKALLELLYGSGLRISEALGLNVNDIRPESGHVQVMGKGSKERIVPLSDASKDALSRWLSVRDRVPPAHGERAAFLGRRGKRLDRRQAARILEERAAEAGIPQHLSPHDLRHSFATHLLEGGADLRAVQELLGHSRISTTQRYTHLNMEALTRIYDAAHPLSRKSDKKS; via the coding sequence ATGAGCCGCCTTGCCGAAATCACCGCCGCCCTTCCCGTGCCCGCCGCCACCTTTCTCGCCTGGATGGAGTTTCAGAAAGGCGCGTCCGAAGCCACGGTGGCGGCCTACGCCGTGGACATCCTGGAATTTGAAACCTACCTGCGCGGCATGGGCGCTTCGCTGGAGCAGCCTTCCGAAATCACGCGGCAGATGGTGCAGGGCTTTTCCGCCTCGCTGTTCCGGCAGGGCATGGCGCGTTCGTCCATGGCGCGCAAGCTCTCCGCCCTGCGTTCGCTGTTCCGGCATCTTCTGCGCCTGCACAAGATTGAGGCCGATCCCTGCGCCGGGGTGCGCAATCCCAAGCAGGATCAGCGGCATCCCGCCATGCTCAACGTGGATCAGGTGTTCAGCCTGCTGGATGAAAAGCCCGCCGAAGCCGTGGCCGCCCATCCGGGCGACATGTCCGCGGACGATGTCTTTCTCCTGCGCGACAAGGCGCTTCTTGAGCTGCTCTACGGCTCGGGCCTGCGCATTTCCGAGGCGCTCGGCCTCAACGTGAACGACATACGCCCCGAAAGCGGGCACGTGCAGGTCATGGGCAAGGGCAGCAAGGAGCGCATCGTACCGCTCAGCGACGCCAGCAAAGACGCGCTTTCCCGCTGGCTTTCCGTACGCGACCGCGTGCCGCCCGCGCACGGCGAACGGGCCGCCTTTCTCGGTCGGCGCGGCAAAAGGCTGGATCGCCGTCAGGCCGCGCGCATTCTGGAGGAACGGGCCGCAGAAGCGGGCATCCCGCAGCACCTCTCCCCCCACGATCTGCGGCACTCCTTTGCCACGCACCTGCTGGAAGGCGGGGCGGACCTGCGCGCCGTGCAGGAACTGCTCGGGCACAGCCGCATTTCCACCACGCAGCGTTACACGCACCTCAACATGGAGGCCCTCACGCGCATCTACGACGCCGCGCATCCGCTCTCCCGAAAGAGCGACAAGAAATCCTGA
- the dprA gene encoding DNA-processing protein DprA codes for MNASLPQQTGLAALDDDGRREYWAALALRHTAGLGVRGACLLLKHFGSAYEAVTNVPAWPEAGVPAQKAEGYLNNAWRAAARPEWDAAHTLRASIILWTDKRYPPLLRELPDAPALLYAAGDASLLRAPCVAIVGSRDASSAAIDFTAAVAEELSAAGVTVVSGLAYGVDGYAHHAALGGPGRTIAVLPGGVDLPFPSGHRDLYLDVVEHGLAASEMPPGWVPGPGAFPVRNRLISGLCLGVLVAEASRARSGSLITARLAAEQGRNVYAPSPNALRAPCREGTKKLLLDGARPVSGAADILADLLPHLQDSLKHSPAAPMRGRPAEETQPAPAKHDAPEEIEEIEDASPAQPESPRAPATDTSARPKEEPRPQAAALPAASEKSEPSTPSRADRASSRAETAAPERKEQRPARKAPEKKPARAAAPLTEEEETILALLQNGPLSQDELLYAAQAQSDSWNSASVSAVLMILEVKKLARRLSDSRYEARA; via the coding sequence ATGAACGCATCTCTTCCGCAGCAGACGGGCCTCGCCGCTCTGGACGACGACGGACGCCGCGAATACTGGGCGGCGCTGGCCCTGCGCCACACCGCCGGGCTCGGCGTGCGCGGAGCGTGTCTTCTGCTCAAGCATTTCGGCTCCGCCTACGAGGCCGTCACCAACGTTCCCGCATGGCCGGAAGCGGGCGTGCCCGCCCAGAAGGCCGAAGGCTACCTGAACAATGCCTGGCGAGCCGCGGCCCGTCCGGAATGGGACGCCGCCCACACGCTTCGCGCCTCCATCATCCTGTGGACGGACAAGCGCTATCCGCCGCTGCTGCGTGAACTGCCCGACGCGCCCGCCCTGCTCTACGCCGCAGGCGACGCCTCGCTTCTGCGCGCGCCGTGCGTGGCCATCGTGGGCTCCCGCGACGCTTCTTCCGCAGCCATCGACTTTACGGCGGCCGTTGCCGAAGAGCTTTCCGCCGCGGGCGTGACCGTGGTTTCCGGCCTGGCCTACGGCGTGGACGGCTACGCCCATCACGCGGCACTCGGCGGCCCGGGCCGCACCATCGCCGTGCTGCCCGGAGGCGTGGATCTGCCCTTCCCCTCCGGTCACCGCGACCTCTATCTCGACGTGGTCGAACACGGCCTTGCGGCAAGCGAAATGCCGCCGGGCTGGGTGCCCGGCCCCGGCGCTTTTCCCGTGCGCAACCGCCTCATCAGCGGCCTCTGCCTCGGCGTGCTGGTGGCGGAGGCCAGCCGCGCGCGCAGCGGCAGTCTCATCACGGCGCGCCTGGCCGCGGAGCAGGGCAGAAACGTCTATGCGCCTTCGCCGAACGCCCTGCGCGCCCCCTGCCGCGAAGGCACGAAAAAACTGCTTCTGGATGGCGCGCGGCCCGTATCCGGCGCGGCGGACATTCTGGCCGATCTGCTGCCGCATCTTCAGGATTCGCTGAAGCATTCCCCGGCAGCGCCGATGCGCGGCAGGCCCGCAGAAGAAACGCAGCCTGCCCCGGCAAAGCACGACGCGCCGGAAGAGATTGAAGAAATTGAAGACGCTTCGCCCGCGCAGCCGGAGAGCCCCCGCGCCCCCGCAACCGACACTTCCGCCCGTCCGAAAGAAGAGCCGCGCCCGCAGGCCGCCGCTTTGCCCGCAGCCTCCGAAAAGAGCGAGCCTTCGACGCCCTCGAGAGCCGATCGCGCCTCTTCCCGCGCCGAAACGGCCGCTCCCGAGCGAAAAGAACAGCGCCCGGCCCGCAAAGCGCCCGAGAAAAAGCCCGCCCGCGCCGCCGCGCCCCTCACCGAAGAAGAGGAAACCATTCTCGCCCTTCTGCAGAACGGCCCCCTTTCCCAGGATGAGCTTCTCTACGCCGCGCAGGCGCAAAGCGACTCCTGGAACAGCGCTTCCGTGAGCGCCGTGCTCATGATTCTGGAGGTGAAGAAACTCGCGAGGCGTCTTTCCGATTCCCGCTACGAGGCCAGAGCATGA
- the rpsO gene encoding 30S ribosomal protein S15 produces the protein MDSAQKQAVIAQYAKHEGDTGSAEVQIALLTARINGLADHFKANKKDFHSRTGLLKLVGQRRKMLNYLKKTDIQSYRALIEKLGLRK, from the coding sequence ATGGATTCCGCTCAGAAGCAGGCCGTCATCGCTCAGTACGCCAAGCACGAAGGCGACACCGGCTCCGCTGAAGTTCAGATCGCCCTTCTCACCGCCCGCATCAATGGTCTCGCCGACCACTTCAAGGCCAACAAGAAGGACTTCCACTCCCGCACCGGCCTGCTCAAGCTGGTCGGCCAGCGTCGCAAGATGCTGAACTACCTCAAGAAGACCGACATTCAGAGCTATCGCGCCCTGATCGAAAAGCTCGGTCTGCGCAAGTAG